CCCCTCGCCAGGTCGATGCGAACGAAGTCCATCGGTAGTTCCAGGTATCTGGCGACGGCACAGGGTTTGCGGGGGTTCGGGGATTCGAAATAGTAGAGCTTCATGACACGCTCCTCTGCGGTTGGGCGTGGGTACAAGCGTCGCAGCAATCTAAATATGTTCAAGAACATATTTTGAGCTATGGTAGGTTCGCCGGAAACCAGCCTGCGAGGACCGCCATGCCCTATACGCCCGAACACAAGGCCAAGGTGCGTGCGCGCATCGTCGAACACGCCCGCATCCTCTTCAATCGGCGTGGGTTTTCTGAGGTTTCCATCGACGAAATCATGGCGGAGGCCGGACTGACGCGCGGCGGTTTCTACAACCACTTCCGCAATAAGGAGGAGCTTTACGCCGAAGCCGTCGAGAGCTTCCTCAACGGACGCGGGAAGAAATGGCGCGACGAGGCGGGGATCGATCCGGCGAATGGCGGGCCGGAGACGGTCAGGGCGATGATCGACAGCTACCTTTCCTCGAAGCATCTCGGCGATCTCGATGGGCAGTGCCCGATGATCGCGCTGCCTTCCGACGTGGCCCGGTCCACGGCCAGGACGCGCGATGCGTTTCAGAAGCTGTTGCAGGCGATGACCGGGCTCTTTGAGCACAACATGCCACCTGGAAAGGCCGGGCCGCATGGGACCGCGCTGGCGCTGTCGGCGCTGTGCGTGGGCGGGATGGTGCTGTCGCGGACGCTCGACGATGCGCAGTTGGCGGACGAGGTGAGGAACGCGGCCCGCGACATGGCGCTGAAGGCCGCGGGCCTCGGCTGAGATCCGAACTGAGAAAGGGCGGCCGGTCAGACGGCGTCCCTGTGAGCCGGCAAGGCTCCGCTCGCAGCTACGTCAGGTCTTGTAGCCGGGCATTGGCAGGCATAGCTCGGTCCTGCCCGCAATGGGACCGGTCCCCGGCCATGTGCCGGGACGGAGCAGAGACCGGCCGCCGGATGCCCGGCGTCGAGCCACATAGGAGACGATATCGCCATGAACGAAGTTCAGCCGCAGGCTTTCCTGAGCAGTCAGTATCATCAAACGGCGGAGGTCGTCGCACCGGTGCACGCCACGCCGCATCCCAAAATGGTCCGCGCGCAGTTGTCGTGCTACCCGAAATAGGCGAACCGTCTGACCGCCTCACCGGGCCCGGCTGGAGTCAGCCGGGCTTTTTCGTCACCGGGGCACCGCCCTCGAACCAATTGGGCTTAGAATAGTCGCAGGGTGCCTCCTGCATCTCCAGATGCAGACGGGTGCCGTCGTAGGGATGGGCGCGGGCGAGATCCTCGTCGAACTCGATCCCGAGACCCGGTGCGTCGGGGACGATGACATAGCCGTCTTCCCACCTGATCGAGTTCTTGACGAGCGCTAGGTGGAAGGCGCCGCCGGTCTCGATCGTCTCGACCATGAGAAGGTTCGGGATCGAGGCGCCAAGCTGGATGTTTGCCGCCCATTCGACGGGCCCCGCGTAGAGATGCGGCGCCATCTGGGCAGTGAAGACCTCGGCGATCGCGGCGATCTTCTTCGTTTCCCAGATGCCGCCCGAGCGGCCGAGCGCGGGTTGCAGTATGCGGGCGCCGCCAGTGCGGAGGACAGTGGCGAATTCGGCCTTTGTCGAAAACCGTTCGCCGGTGGCGACCGGGATGCGGACCGCCTTCTGCACTTCGGCGAAATCGAGAAGGTTGTCAGGCGGAATCGGCTCCTCATACCAAAGTGGCCCGTAGGGCTCGATGGCTTGCGCGAGCCGCACCGCGCCCGCGACGTTGAACTGGCCGTGGGTGCCGAAGAGGAGGTCGGCGCGGTCGCCCACCGCATCGCGGATCGCGCGGCAGAAGGCGGCGGAGCGCGTGATGTCGCTCTGCGACGGGTCGTGCCCGCCGCGGACCGTGTAGGGGCCGGCGGGGTCGAACTTGACTGCGGTGAAGCCCATGCCGACGAAACGGCTCGCGGCCTCGGCGGCCATGTCGGGGCTGACCCAGAAGTCGGCGGTTTCCTTGCCGGGTTCGGGGTAGAGATAGGTGTAGCTCCTGAGCCGTTCGTTGATCTTGCCGCCGAGGAGCGCCCAAACGGGGCGACCCCTCGCTTTGCCGAGGATGTCCCAGCAGGCGATCTCGAGACCCGACCAGGCACCCATGACGGTGAGGTCCGGGCGCTGGGTAAAGCCCGAAGAATAGGCGCGGCGGAACATCAGTTCGAAGTTCTCGGGGCTCTCGCCGGCCATGTGGCGGCTGAAGACGTCGGTGATGACGGCTTCCATCGCCTTGGGCCCGACCGAGGAGGCATAGCATTCGCCATAGCCGATGATCCCGTCATCGGTCGTCACTTTGACGATGATCCAGTAGCGCCCGCCCCAGCCGGGGGCGGGCGGTGATATGGTGAAAATCTCGAGGTCCTTGAGTTTCATTCTGTCCTCATCTGTGCGGAGTTCGAAGCCGTACAGGGCTCGTCGCGAAAGGGGGCGCCATGACGGAGAAGATCGAGTACCGGTTGCTCGGGCCGGATGATCTGTCGCTTCTCACGGGGGTGGCGGAGGGGCTTTTCGATCACCCGGTCAAGCGTGAGCAAGCGGCGGCCTTTCTTGACGATCCGGGCCACATGATCGTGCTGGCGCTGGCGGGGAAGATGGCGGTCGGCCTCGCCTCGGGCACGGTGCTGCTGCATCCCGACAAGGAGCCCGCCTTCTTCATCAATGAGGTGGGTGTGCGCGGGGGCTGGCGGCGGCGCGGGATCGGGCGGGCGATGACGGAGCGGCTGACCGAGGCCGCGCGGGAACGGGGCTGTAAGGGCGTCTGGCTCAGCACCGAGCCGGCGAACGCGCCGGCCCTGGCGCTTTACCGGGCGCTCGGCGGCGACGAGCAGCACCTGGTCGGCTTCGGCTGGGACCGGGCGTTCGATCTCTAGTCTCCGAAGGCGATGACATTGCGGCGGGCTGCGCCGGTGCGGGTGTCGGCAATGGCCTCGTTGATCTGATCGAGGCTCCAGCGTCCCGAGATCAATTCGTCGAGCTTGAGACGGCCCTGGAGGTAGAGATCGGTCATCCACGGGATGTCGCGGGCGAGCACGGTGTCGCCCATGAGTGAACCCTCCATGATCTGGCCGGTGGCCGCGAGGATCACCGGTTCATAGGACGACGACGCCCCGGAATGCGGCATTCCGACCGCGACCATGCGCCCGCCGGGGCCAAGATAGCGCGTGGCGGTGTCATAGGCGGGGATCGCGCCGACGGTGACGAGGACGGCGTCGGCGCCGCGCCCGGCGAGGCGCTTTGCGGCGGACCAGGGTTTCTCCTCGCTCGCGAGCACGCCATCCGTCGCGCCGAACTCCCTCGCGGCATCGAGTTTCTCGGGCACCATGTCGACGGCGATGATGCGCGCGGCGCCGGCGAGCCGCGCGCCCTGGATGGCGTTGAGGCCGACCCCGCCCGCGCCGATTACGACGACGACCTCTCCGGGCCGGATCCGGGCGGTGTTGACCGCAGCGCCGATCCCGGTGATCGCGCCGCAGGAGAGAAGCGATGCCGCCTCCATCGGGATGCCGTCCGGCAAAGGGGCAAGCTGGCTTCGGTCGACGACGACCTTTTCGGCGAAGGCTCCGGTCTTCAGGCCCTGTTCCAAGGCCCGCCCGTCCAGCAGCGTTAGCGGGCTGCCGGGCATCGCTGGATCGGCACAGAGAACGGCGCGTCCGCCCGCGCATGGCGGGCAGCGGCCGCAGGCGCGGATGAGCGTGACGAGCACCTTCTGGCCCGGCGCGTAGCCCGTGACGCCGGGGCCGAGCGCGCTGACCCTCCCCGCCGCCTCGTGGCCGTAGACCGCGGGCAGTTCGCCACCCCAGCCGCCGTCGATATAGGAGATGTCGGACTGGCAGATCGCGCAGGCGTCGAGCGTGACCTCGACCTCGCCGGGGCCGGGCGCGCGCAGCTCCACCGTTTCGACCGTCAGCGGCTGGCCGAACTCGTGGCAGATGGCGGCGCGGATCTTGGTCATCGCGGTATTCCTTTCGCGATCAGGCTAGTGGTTCGGATGGCGCAGATTCGCGCGAAGGCGCGACAAGGATTATGACGCAAACGACCAGCAGGGCAGCAGCTAATAGGAAGGGCGCGCCGGGTGCGTAGATAGCGGCGCCGGGCCGAGTGAACCAGGAAAACGTACCGGTCATGACCATCGGCGACAGGATCATGCCGACCGCCATGAGCGAGGCGACGACGCCCTGAAGCTCGCCCTGCTGGTCGTCGGGCGTGGCGTTCGACATGAGCCCCTGCATCGCGGGTCCGGCCACGCTGCCGAGGGCGGCGAAGGCGGTGAATGCGAGCGCCAGCATGCCGGAGGTGAGGAAGCCGAAGATTACGCAGGCCACGAATTCGATCAGTAGACCGCAGAAGGCTGCGCGATGTTCGCCGAAGACGCGTGTCATGGGACCAACCGCGAAGGCCTGGACGAGCGCGAAAAAGAGCCCGTAGACGGCGAGCGAGACGCCGATCATGAATGGGTCCCAGTCGAACCGCGCCTTGCCGTAGAAGGCCCAGACCGCCTCGTAGACATGGAGTGCGACGTTGTATACGAGATAGAGCGTGAGGAGCCGCCCGACCCCCGGCAGTCGGCCGATGGCGCGGAACGAGGCCAGGGGATTGGCGCGCGTCCAGGAGAAGGGGCGACGGATGCGGTCGGTCACGGATTCGGGCAGAACGAAGTAGCCGAAGGCGAGATTGGCGGCCGACAGGGCCGCCGCGCCCCAAAAGGGCGCGCGGACGCCGAGAGTAGACAGCAGGCTTCCGAGAAACGGGCCGGCGATGAAGCCGATGCCGAAGGCCGCACCGATCAGGCCGAAATTCCGAGCGCGTTGGGATTTTTCGGAGATGTCGGCCATGTAGGCCGTCGCGGTCGTGTGGGTCGCCGCCGTGATCCCAGCGACGATGCGGCCGATAAGCAGAATCCAGATCGTGCCCGCGACGGCCATGATCGCGTAGTCCACCGCCATCACAGCAAGCGCGGTCAGCATGACCGGCCGCCGCCCGAAATGGTCCGAGAGGTTGCCGACGATCGGGCCGAAGACGAATTGCATGACCGCGAAGGAGGTGGCCAGCACCCCGCCCCAGAGCGCCGCCTGCGAGAGCGTGCCCCCGGTCACCTCCTCCAGAAGCTCCGGCATCACGGGAAAAATGATTCCGATGCCGATGGCGTCGATCACCACAGTCGCGAGGACGAAGATATAGGCGAGGCGGTTCTGCATGGCTCCCGGTCCGGCCGGGTCACGCTAGCCCGCCCGCGCCGCGCCCGAAAGCCCGGAAATCCCGCCCGCGATGTCCGAGAGCCGACCGGCAAGCTCGTCAGGTATGGAAAAGAAGGGCGAATGGCCGCTCGCGAGTTCAGTGACATGGCCGGGCGGGAAGGCGGCGCTCATCTGTCGCTGGTAGTCGGGCGGTATGGTGCGGTCGTTGGCGCAGACGATGTAGTGGCTTTCGACCTCTGGACGAGTCTTCGGCGGCAGCGGCGTCGCTTGCGGCAGGATCGGTTCGGGGCAGAGGCGCGGCACGGCATAGGCCACGGCCTCCTCGGGGCAGTCGTTGTAGAACGCTACGGGCGCTCGGTCGGGATCGACGAGGTAGGTGACACCGTCCGGATCGGCGCTCACCGCGCCCTTCAGCGGCTGGCGAGGCCCCGCGCGGCGCATCTCGATCATCGATAGGCCCGGCGCGGGGACATAGGCGCAAAGATAGACGAGGCGGGCAATCTTTTCGGGCGCGCGGGCGGCGGCAAGCGTGATCGGGTATCCGGCGGCGGAATGGCCGACGAGCGTCACCGGCTCCTCGATCGCCGCGAGGATCGCGCCGGCATAGGCGTCGAGCGTCACTTCGGTCGCCGGGGTCCGGTCCTCTCCATGCGCCGGCAGGTCGATGGCGCGGGCCTCGTGGCCGAGCGCCTGAAGCGCCGGGACAAGGTCGCGCCAGCACCAGGCACCGTGGCACGAGCCGTGGACCAGGAGGAACCGCGCCACGTCAGCCGTGGCCGATGGAGGCCAGGAACTCCGTCAGGACCTTCGCATATTCCTCCGGCTTCTCGATCGGGGGCAAGTGGCCTGCCCCCCGGATCAGGTGAAAGCGCGCGCCCTTCACGAGATCGGCGGTCTCGCGCACGAGATCGGGCGGCGTCGCGCCGTCCTCGGACCCGGCGATAGCAAGCGTCGGCAGCGTCAGTCCCGAGGTCGGCGTGATGAAATCGGTACCCGCGATGGCGGCGGCGCAGCCGGTATAGCCCTCGACCGGCTGGCGCGTCAGCATGTTGCGATAGCCTTGCATCTCTGGCGTCGCGCGGAAGGGCCTGGCGAACCAGCGCTCCATGATGCCGTCGGCGATGGCCTCGATCCCGTTGGCCCGAATCGCGCCGATCCTGTCCTCCCACATCTGCCGCGTGCCGATCTTGGCGGCCGTGTTCGACAGCACCATCGCGCGGACGAGGTCGAGCCGCTTGACGGCGAGGCCCTGCGCGATCAGCCCGCCGATCGACAGGCCGACGAAGACGCAGTCCTTCACGCCGAGCGCCTCGATCAGCTTCTCTGCATCACGGATAAGCGCGCCCATCGAATAGGGGCCAGGCGGGCAGGACGTGAGCCCGTGGCCGCGCTTGTCGTAGCGGATCAGCCGCAGCGACTGCGGCAGGAGCGGGATCAGCATGTCCCACATGCGGAGATCGGTGCCGAGCGAGTTGGCGAACACGACCGGAGCGCCCGCCGGGTCGCCGTCCTCGCGCCAGTGAATGTGGATGTCGCCCGTATCGAGTATGTTCATGCGCACCGTCCTTCGGCGGCCATACTGGGGATGCCGCAGGCGGGGTGCAAGCCGGATCAGCGGAGCGCGCGGCCCTTCACGATGGCGTCCGGCCCGAAGCGCGCGCGGATCGCGTCGGTGGCGCGCTCGGCCTCTGCGCGCCGGGCCGCCTGTGGATCGAGGAGATCGGCCGTCAGGTCCGCCTCGCGTGCGGGCACGATGTCGGACAGACCGACGCCGATCAGCCGGAACGGGCCCTCTTCCTTGACGTGAACCAGCAGGTCGGCCGCCTCGCGGTAGAGCCGGTCGGCGATCTGGGTCGGCTCGCGCAGCGTGTGCCGACGGCTGATCGTTTTGAAATCCGCGCTCTTCAGCTTCAGCGTCACGGTGCGGCCCGCGAGGTCCTTGGCCTTCGCCCGGTCGGCCACGCGTTCGGAAAGCCGCCAGAGATGCCCTTCGAGCAGGTCGCGCTCGGCGATGTCCTCGTTGAACGTCGTCTCGGCCGAGATCGAGCGCATCGGTTCGTGCGGATTGACCCGGCGGTAGTCCTCGCCGCGCGCGAGGTGCCAGAGCCGGTCGCCGATCTGGCCGAAGCGGTGGTGGAGGTCCTTGCGGTCCCAGCGGGCGAGGTCGTCGAATGTGCGGATGCCGGCGGCGGCGAGATGCTCTTGACCCGCCGCGCCGACGCCCCAGATCAAGCGGACGGGCTTGCCCTTCAGGAACGCCGCCGTGTCGGCTTCTCCGATGATGGAAAATCCGCGCGGCTTGTCGAGGTCGGAAGCGATCTTGGCGAGGAACTTGTTGTGGGAAAGGCCGACTGAGCCGGTCAGGCCGAGTTCATCCTCCATCCGCTTCAGGAGCCCGCAGAGGAG
The Defluviimonas aquaemixtae DNA segment above includes these coding regions:
- a CDS encoding TetR/AcrR family transcriptional regulator translates to MPYTPEHKAKVRARIVEHARILFNRRGFSEVSIDEIMAEAGLTRGGFYNHFRNKEELYAEAVESFLNGRGKKWRDEAGIDPANGGPETVRAMIDSYLSSKHLGDLDGQCPMIALPSDVARSTARTRDAFQKLLQAMTGLFEHNMPPGKAGPHGTALALSALCVGGMVLSRTLDDAQLADEVRNAARDMALKAAGLG
- a CDS encoding mandelate racemase/muconate lactonizing enzyme family protein, producing the protein MKLKDLEIFTISPPAPGWGGRYWIIVKVTTDDGIIGYGECYASSVGPKAMEAVITDVFSRHMAGESPENFELMFRRAYSSGFTQRPDLTVMGAWSGLEIACWDILGKARGRPVWALLGGKINERLRSYTYLYPEPGKETADFWVSPDMAAEAASRFVGMGFTAVKFDPAGPYTVRGGHDPSQSDITRSAAFCRAIRDAVGDRADLLFGTHGQFNVAGAVRLAQAIEPYGPLWYEEPIPPDNLLDFAEVQKAVRIPVATGERFSTKAEFATVLRTGGARILQPALGRSGGIWETKKIAAIAEVFTAQMAPHLYAGPVEWAANIQLGASIPNLLMVETIETGGAFHLALVKNSIRWEDGYVIVPDAPGLGIEFDEDLARAHPYDGTRLHLEMQEAPCDYSKPNWFEGGAPVTKKPG
- a CDS encoding GNAT family N-acetyltransferase — protein: MTEKIEYRLLGPDDLSLLTGVAEGLFDHPVKREQAAAFLDDPGHMIVLALAGKMAVGLASGTVLLHPDKEPAFFINEVGVRGGWRRRGIGRAMTERLTEAARERGCKGVWLSTEPANAPALALYRALGGDEQHLVGFGWDRAFDL
- a CDS encoding Zn-dependent alcohol dehydrogenase produces the protein MTKIRAAICHEFGQPLTVETVELRAPGPGEVEVTLDACAICQSDISYIDGGWGGELPAVYGHEAAGRVSALGPGVTGYAPGQKVLVTLIRACGRCPPCAGGRAVLCADPAMPGSPLTLLDGRALEQGLKTGAFAEKVVVDRSQLAPLPDGIPMEAASLLSCGAITGIGAAVNTARIRPGEVVVVIGAGGVGLNAIQGARLAGAARIIAVDMVPEKLDAAREFGATDGVLASEEKPWSAAKRLAGRGADAVLVTVGAIPAYDTATRYLGPGGRMVAVGMPHSGASSSYEPVILAATGQIMEGSLMGDTVLARDIPWMTDLYLQGRLKLDELISGRWSLDQINEAIADTRTGAARRNVIAFGD
- a CDS encoding TCR/Tet family MFS transporter yields the protein MQNRLAYIFVLATVVIDAIGIGIIFPVMPELLEEVTGGTLSQAALWGGVLATSFAVMQFVFGPIVGNLSDHFGRRPVMLTALAVMAVDYAIMAVAGTIWILLIGRIVAGITAATHTTATAYMADISEKSQRARNFGLIGAAFGIGFIAGPFLGSLLSTLGVRAPFWGAAALSAANLAFGYFVLPESVTDRIRRPFSWTRANPLASFRAIGRLPGVGRLLTLYLVYNVALHVYEAVWAFYGKARFDWDPFMIGVSLAVYGLFFALVQAFAVGPMTRVFGEHRAAFCGLLIEFVACVIFGFLTSGMLALAFTAFAALGSVAGPAMQGLMSNATPDDQQGELQGVVASLMAVGMILSPMVMTGTFSWFTRPGAAIYAPGAPFLLAAALLVVCVIILVAPSRESAPSEPLA
- a CDS encoding alpha/beta fold hydrolase produces the protein MARFLLVHGSCHGAWCWRDLVPALQALGHEARAIDLPAHGEDRTPATEVTLDAYAGAILAAIEEPVTLVGHSAAGYPITLAAARAPEKIARLVYLCAYVPAPGLSMIEMRRAGPRQPLKGAVSADPDGVTYLVDPDRAPVAFYNDCPEEAVAYAVPRLCPEPILPQATPLPPKTRPEVESHYIVCANDRTIPPDYQRQMSAAFPPGHVTELASGHSPFFSIPDELAGRLSDIAGGISGLSGAARAG
- the pcaD gene encoding 3-oxoadipate enol-lactonase — encoded protein: MNILDTGDIHIHWREDGDPAGAPVVFANSLGTDLRMWDMLIPLLPQSLRLIRYDKRGHGLTSCPPGPYSMGALIRDAEKLIEALGVKDCVFVGLSIGGLIAQGLAVKRLDLVRAMVLSNTAAKIGTRQMWEDRIGAIRANGIEAIADGIMERWFARPFRATPEMQGYRNMLTRQPVEGYTGCAAAIAGTDFITPTSGLTLPTLAIAGSEDGATPPDLVRETADLVKGARFHLIRGAGHLPPIEKPEEYAKVLTEFLASIGHG
- a CDS encoding DNA polymerase IV, with product MPALCRDCLHQFETGSRCPACRSPRILAHPELFALSIAHMDCDAFYASVEKRDDPSIRDKPVIVGGAKRGVVSTCCYLARIKGVRSAMPMFQALKLCPEAVVVKPRGSHYATVSKQIRAMMDELTPVIEPLSLDEAFLDLTGTERLHKAPPAVLLCGLLKRMEDELGLTGSVGLSHNKFLAKIASDLDKPRGFSIIGEADTAAFLKGKPVRLIWGVGAAGQEHLAAAGIRTFDDLARWDRKDLHHRFGQIGDRLWHLARGEDYRRVNPHEPMRSISAETTFNEDIAERDLLEGHLWRLSERVADRAKAKDLAGRTVTLKLKSADFKTISRRHTLREPTQIADRLYREAADLLVHVKEEGPFRLIGVGLSDIVPAREADLTADLLDPQAARRAEAERATDAIRARFGPDAIVKGRALR